ATGGGATGGATGAATGACATGCTCCGTTATATGGAAACAGATTGTATACACAGAAAGTGGCACCACAACTTGCTCACTTTTTCCTTTACTTATGCTTTTTCAGAAGACTTTGTTTTACCCTTATCCCATGATGAAGTAGTTCATGGGAAAAAATCTTTATTAAACAAAATGCCCGGTGATTATTGGCAGAAGTTTGCAAATTTAAGGCTGCTCCTGGGATATATGATGGCCCACCCGGGGAAAAAGCTTCTATTTATGGGTGGTGAGTTTGGTCAGTTTATTGAGTGGCAATATCAGCAGAGTTTAGATTGGCATCTTTTAGACTATGACATGCATCAAAAATTGCAGAACTATGTAAAACAATTAAATCATTTTTACCGCAAGCAAAGGGCTTTATGGGAAAACGATAAAGGTTGGCATGGTTTTCAGTGGATTGATCATCAAGACTACAGTCAAAGTGTTATTGTATTTATCAGAAGGGCAATAAATTTAGCGGACTACCTGTTAATAGTTTGCAATTTTACACCGGTTGTACGAAAAAAATATAGAATCGGTGTTCCGGAATTGAAGGTTTATGAAGAAATATTTAATAGTGATTGGGAGCAGTATGGAGGTTCGGGGCAAAAAAACAACTTCATAAAAGCACAATCGGTTCCATGGCACAATCAACCCTATTCCGCCGAATTAAATCTTCCTCCGTTGGCAGTGGTGATTTTACAGGTAAAAAACTAAAGTGGTTGGGGGGTAGTGAGGGTGATAAGAAAAAAACAATGTGTGGCAATGTTACTTGCCGGGGGGCAGGGTAGCAGGTTAGGTATATTAACCCATAAACTGGCTAAACCGGCGGTGCCCTTTGGTGGCAAATATCGCATTATAGATTTTCCTTTGAGCAATTGCTATAACTCCGGCATTGACACTGTAGGGGTACTTACCCAATACCAACCGCTAAAGCTAAATTCTTATATTGGTATAGGCAGCCCCTGGGATTTAGATCGGAAAAATGGTGGTGTAACTCTTCTGCCCCCTTTTGTGCGTGAAAAAGGTGGGGAGTGGTACAAAGGAACTGCCAATGCAATTTATCAAAATATTAGCTTTTTAGATATATATAACCCTGATTATGTTCTGGTGTTATCCGGAGACCATATATATAAAATGGATTACTCTTTAATGCTTGAATATCATAAAAATAAAAATGCAGATGCAACCATCGCAGTTATTAAGGTTCCTTGGGATGAGGCCCATAGGTTTGGCATTTTAAACACCGATCTTAATAATAAAATAATTGAATTTGAAGAAAAACCTAAAAATCCTAAAAGCAACTACGCTTCAATGGGCATTTATACTTTCAATTGGAAATTATTAAGAGAGTATTTAATAGCAGACGAAAAAGATGCTGATTCTGAAAATGATTTTGGAAAAAATATTATCCCTAAAATGCTTACCAATGGTGAAAACCTCTTTGCTTATAATTTTACAGGGTACTGGAAAGACGTGGGTACTGTAAAGAGTCTTTGGGAGGCCAACATGGATTTGTTAAGTGATAATCCTAAACTGGATCTATATGATCCCCATTGGCGAATTTACTCAGTGAATCCGTCCAAACCCCCACAATATATTTCCGAGCAAGCTGTGGTCACTTGTTCATTAATTAGTGAAGGATGTCAAATTTTCGGTAATGTTAATCATTCGGTGCTATTTACGGGTGTCTATGTGGGTGAAGGTTCAGTTATAAAGGATTCCATAATTATGCCCGGTGTAACCATAGGCAGAAATGTATTGATCAGCAAAGCTATTGTTTGTGAGAAAACAGTGGTGGGAGACAATTGTATTATTGGCTATCACAATGAAGGGCATCAAGAAAGTTTAAGTAACGACGGTATTACAGTTATCGGAGAAAACACTAACCTTCCTAATAACACCAAAATACCTTGCAATTTAACTGTTAGTTATAAGTTCCAAGATAACACTTTTTAAAATTGGGGAGAGGTAATATGAAAAACGTAATGGGCATTATTAGTCTTAGCGATAATAATCAATATTTAAGCGGCCTTGTACGATTCCGGCCAATTGCCTCGGTTCCTTTCGGAGGGCGTTATCGGGTAATTGATTTTATTCTATCCAGCATGGTAAATTCAGGAGTCAGAAATGTTGGCGTTGTTACCCAAAATAAACATCGTTCAATAATAGACCACCTACGTTCGGGTAAAGATTGGGATTTAGATAGAAAAAGGGACGGATTATTTATTTTAACTCCGGAAATTGATTCATGTGCTAACCTCAATAAAGGGGTTTTGCAAAACATATATGACAATTTTGATTACATCAATCACAGCAAACAAAAATATGTAATTATCACCGAGGGGGATGTTATTTGTAACCTAGATTTTAACAAGGCCTTTGAATATCACTTAAATACCAATGCAGACATTACGGTGCTATATAAGGATATGAAAAATACTGACAACAATTATTTTTTGGGTACTGAGATTAAGTTAACAGATGAAGGAAGGGTGGTGGATATGAAAGTAAACCGGCAAATATTAGGGCATAAGAAAATATCCATGGATATGTTCATTATGGAAAAAAACCTATTAATGGACTTGGTGGATGCTTGTGTTTCCAGGGGATACTATAATTTTATAAAGGATGCCTTAATAAGAAACATTAGTATGCTGGATATATATGGCTACCCATATACAGGTTACATGGCAAAAATTTATTCCTTACAAAGTTATTATCATTATAATATGGACTTACTTAATAATGAAACCAGGAAAAGTTTATTTTATAATCCGGGCTTTGTTTATACCAAGGTTAAAGACGGACCACCCACTAAGTATATGTTTAGTTCCAAGGTGAGCAACTCATTGGTGGCCAATAACTGTGTAATTGAAGGCAAAGTTGAAAATAGCATTTTATTTAGAGGTGTGAAGGTTGCTAAAGGGGCCCATATAAAAAACAGTATCCTTATGCAAAAAACCGTTATCGAACAAAATGCCCTGGTGGAAAACACCATAACAGACAAAGAGGTGCGCATTACAAAAGACAGACATATTAGGGGGGAAAAAAATTACCCCATATATATAGAAAAAAAAATGGTGATTTAATAACTTTGACGCAAACTAAGATTTTACAGAGTATATATCCGGCGGCGTCAGTTGCGGCCGGATATTTGGAAGAGGTGGTCTAAATAATAAAAGTATTATTTGTTGCCGCAGAGGCGTCACCCTATATTAAAAAAGGTGGCCTGGGAGATGTAATCGGTTCCCTGCCAAATGAGTTAAGAAAACTTGGTGTTGACGCACGGGTAATCCTTCCTAAATATTTAGATATTCCTGAAGAGTATACCAAGCAAATGATATTTAAAAAAAGTATTAATGTGGCGCTGGGCTGGAGAAATCAATATTGCGGAATATATAAAATAAAAAATAAACCCTTTTATTTTATTGATAATGAATACTACTTTAAAAGAAACGATGTCTACGGATTTGAAGACGATGCAGAGCGTTTTGTGTTTTTTAGTAAAGCGGTCTTAGAAGCAATACCCTACCTTGGATTTACCCCGGACCTTATTCACTGCCACGACTGGCATACCGCCCCCTTAATATTGTTTCTTAAAGAACACTATCATAGTATTTCCAATACATTAAGCGTTTTTACAATACATAATCTGAAATATCAAGGTATTTTTAATAAGAATATATTACCTGATTTGCTCTCTTTAAATGAAGATATTTATAATTACCCAGAATTGGAGTTCTTTGGTCAAGTAAATTTCATGAAGTGTGGTATAAAGATGGCCGATCTGGTCACCACTGTAAGCAGAACATACAGTGAGGAAATTAAAACTCCTTTTTTTGGTGAGCAGTTAGACGGTGTCTGCAAAGATAGGGGAGACCAATTATACGGCATAATAAACGGCATTGATTATGAAGTTTATAATCCAAAAATAGATAAATATATAGTTGCCCGTTATGGTAAGGATACCATTAAAAATAAACCGATAAACAAAAGGCACCTACAAGAGTTACTGGGTTTACCTGTCAATGATGTTCCCATGATAGCAATGGTTTCCCGGTTAGTTAGTCAAAAAGGTTTTGATTTGGTTGCCCATGTGCTGGATAAAATTTTGCGCATGGAAATACAGATGGTGGTATTAGGGACAGGTGAGAAATGTTACGAACAGTTATTTATAAACTATGCCAATAAATACCCCGACAAACTCTCAGCCAATATTACCTTTGACCGGCAATTGGCCCACAAAATCTATGCTGCCTCTGATATTTTTTTAATGCCATCCCTTTTTGAGCCCTGTGGTTTAGGGCAAATGATTGCCCTACGTTACGGAACCGTGCCGGTCGTGAGAAAAACAGGAGGTCTTAAGGACACTATACAAGCTTACGACGAGATAAGCGGTGTGGGGAATGGTTTTGTTTTTGAAAATTATAATGCCCATGAAATGTTTAACACCCTGCAAAAGGCAGTGGAAATTTATCAATTAAAAGATAAGTGGCTGCATCTGATGCAAAATGCCATCAGTTCAGATTGCAGCTGGTCGAAATCTGCTAAAAAGTACCTTGAGCTCTATCGTAACTTAATAACCGGCGATCCAAAACAATAAATTGGAAGGGTATATGAGGGGGTAGATCTTTGTTTAGTAATAAGGAAAATTTTAAAAGATCATTTTTAGAAAAATTGCAGACCATGTATGCCATAAGTTTGGAAGAATCATCAGATTCGGAAAGATATATGGTGTTAGGTAGTTTAGTAAGAGATTATGTCAGTAAAAATTGGGTAAAGACCAACAAGCATTATCTTCAAGATGGTGTAAAGCAGGTTTATTATTTTTCATTAGAGTTTTTGCTGGGGAGAATGCTGGAATCATATTTGATTAATCTAGATATAAAAGACATGTGTAAAGAGGCTTTAGACGAACTAGGCATTGATTACAACAATATCATAGGTCAAGAACCGGATCCTGGCCTTGGAAATGGGGGATTGGGCAGGCTGGGTGCATGTTTTTTAGATTCTTTGGCATCCTTGAATCTTCCCGGTCATGGATGCGGAATAAGATACAGGTATGGCCTATTTGAGCAAAAAATAGTTAATGGTTATCAGGTAGAACTACCGGATAATTGGCTTAAAAAAGGTAATGTATGGGAAGTAAAGAAGGCAGAAAAGGCTGTTGAAGTACGCTTTGGGGGCGACGTAAAAATAGGGACGGTTAATGGAAAAATGACTTTTATCCATGAAAACTACCATTCAGTGATGGCCGTTCCCTATGACACTCCCATAGTGGGTTATAAAAATAATACAGTAAACACCTTGCGTTTATGGAGTGCAGAAGTGGCACAAAAGGATTTTGATTTTCAGGCTTTTAGTAAAGGTGATTATTTAAAGGCAGTGGAGTACAAATACTCCATGGAGGCAATATCCCAGGTGCTTTATCCCGATGACAGTTACGTACAGGGCCGATTATTGCGTTTAAAACAACAATATTTCTTTGTTTCTGCAGGCATACAAAGTATTGTGAGACGTTATAAGAAGAAGCACGGTTCCTTAGAAAATTTTGCTGATAATATTTCTATTCACATTAATGACACACATCCTGTTTTGGCTATACCGGAGTTGATGCGTATTTTAATGGATGAAGAGGGGTTAGGATGGGATGATGCCTGGCAGGTGACCACTAATACCGTTTCTTACACCAATCACACCACCCTATCTGAAGCACTGGAAAAATGGCCGGTGGATATGTTTAAGGGCTTACTGCCGAGAATTTATATGATTGTAGAGGAAATAAATAAACGGTTTTGCCAAGAGATGATCAATAAGTATCCAAAACATAGTCAGCCCATTGATAAGGTGGCAATTATTCATGATGGGCATATAAGAATGGCTAACTTAGCCCTGGTGGGAAGTTACAGTGTTAACGGTGTCTCTCGAATTCATACTGAGTTATTAAAAAAACATGTTTTAGGGGTTTTTTATAGCATATATCCTTATAAATTCAATAATAAGACAAATGGAGTAACACACCGGCGCTTTTTAATTAAAGCCAATCCCAAATTGGCAGAACTGATATCTGACACCATCGGAAGCAGTTGGATTTACCACCCCAGTGATTTAATTGTCCTGCGAAATTATGCTAATGATAAGTCCTTTCAAGAGGAAATACTCAAAATAAAGCAAGATAATAAAAAGAAATTGGCAATGCTCATAAGAAGGCAAAACGGTATAGATGTTGATATTAGTTCTATCTTTGATGTACATGTTAAACGTTTACATGCCTATAAAAGACAAGTATTAAATGTTATGCATATTATGGATTTATATAACCGCTTAAAAGATAATCCCAACTGGGATATAACTCCCCGCACATTTATTTTTGGAGCCAAAGCTGCCCCAGCTTACCACTTGGCAAAGGAAACCATTAAGCTAATTAATTCAGTGGCTGATGTAATAAATAATGATAAAACCATTAACGATAAAATAAAGGTGGTATTTATAGAAAACTATAATGTATCGCTGGCGGAGTCAATTATACCCGCTGCAGACGTCAGTGAACAAATATCCACTGCCAGCAAAGAAGCATCGGGTACCGGCAACATGAAGTTTATGATGAACGGCGCCCTTACCATTGGCACACTGGACGGTGCCAATGTGGAGATAAAAGAGGAAGTAGGGGAAAACAACATTGTTATTTTCGGTCTCAATGCTTTAGAAGTACAAAATTACTATTATCACGGCGGATATAAAGCTATGGATATATACAATAGCGATGAGCGGGTGAAAAGAGTGATTGATCAGATGGTGAACGGATTTTTATTAACACCCCAGGAAGAGTTTAAGGCCTTGCACAATCATCTTTTATATCATGATGAGTATTTTGTGTTAAAAGATTTTTCTTCTTATGTGGAAGCACAGTGTAAGGTGGATAATACTTATAAACAAAGGGAAAAATGGTTAGAAACATCGATCATAAATATTGCGCATTCCGGCAAGTTTTCCAGTGACAGAACCATTGGCGAATATGCCACAGGAATATGGAAGGTTAGCCCGGTGGTAATTGATTAATATAAAAGGTTGTGACGATATAATGGATGAACCACGAATATTACATAATTCCCATGATTTATTTTTTCGAGACCCCTTTGGTGCTGTTAGGTGCGGCCAAAAAATAAAACTAAGTTTAGAAATATGCTCTGTATTGCCGCCGGATAAAGTTGTGTTACGCCTATGGAAGTACGGTACCACAGAAGAGAAGGTGCCCATGTATTTAGTAACGGGCATGGGAGATAAAATGATATTTAGCTGTGAAATAACAGCACCCCAATCCCCCGGTCTTCTTTGGTATTATTTTATAGTAACTTTGAATGGTGTTACCCTGTATTACGGTAACAATGGTGCAAACTTGGGGGGTAGTGGCCAGGTATACCGGCATCAACCTCCATCTTTCCAGGTGACCGTTTATAAAAAAGACTTATCCACACCCCATTGGTTTAAGGATGCGGTGATGTATCAAATTTTTGTAGATCGCTTTTTTAACGGTAACGAAGACGGTCAACTACTAAACCTGAAAAAAAGGTGTTATCTTTACGATCACTGGGAAGAGACGCCCTATTATAGAAAAGATCCGGAAACAGGGAA
This window of the Desulfofalx alkaliphila DSM 12257 genome carries:
- a CDS encoding glucose-1-phosphate adenylyltransferase; this translates as MRKKQCVAMLLAGGQGSRLGILTHKLAKPAVPFGGKYRIIDFPLSNCYNSGIDTVGVLTQYQPLKLNSYIGIGSPWDLDRKNGGVTLLPPFVREKGGEWYKGTANAIYQNISFLDIYNPDYVLVLSGDHIYKMDYSLMLEYHKNKNADATIAVIKVPWDEAHRFGILNTDLNNKIIEFEEKPKNPKSNYASMGIYTFNWKLLREYLIADEKDADSENDFGKNIIPKMLTNGENLFAYNFTGYWKDVGTVKSLWEANMDLLSDNPKLDLYDPHWRIYSVNPSKPPQYISEQAVVTCSLISEGCQIFGNVNHSVLFTGVYVGEGSVIKDSIIMPGVTIGRNVLISKAIVCEKTVVGDNCIIGYHNEGHQESLSNDGITVIGENTNLPNNTKIPCNLTVSYKFQDNTF
- the glgD gene encoding glucose-1-phosphate adenylyltransferase subunit GlgD, encoding MKNVMGIISLSDNNQYLSGLVRFRPIASVPFGGRYRVIDFILSSMVNSGVRNVGVVTQNKHRSIIDHLRSGKDWDLDRKRDGLFILTPEIDSCANLNKGVLQNIYDNFDYINHSKQKYVIITEGDVICNLDFNKAFEYHLNTNADITVLYKDMKNTDNNYFLGTEIKLTDEGRVVDMKVNRQILGHKKISMDMFIMEKNLLMDLVDACVSRGYYNFIKDALIRNISMLDIYGYPYTGYMAKIYSLQSYYHYNMDLLNNETRKSLFYNPGFVYTKVKDGPPTKYMFSSKVSNSLVANNCVIEGKVENSILFRGVKVAKGAHIKNSILMQKTVIEQNALVENTITDKEVRITKDRHIRGEKNYPIYIEKKMVI
- the glgA gene encoding glycogen synthase GlgA; this translates as MKVLFVAAEASPYIKKGGLGDVIGSLPNELRKLGVDARVILPKYLDIPEEYTKQMIFKKSINVALGWRNQYCGIYKIKNKPFYFIDNEYYFKRNDVYGFEDDAERFVFFSKAVLEAIPYLGFTPDLIHCHDWHTAPLILFLKEHYHSISNTLSVFTIHNLKYQGIFNKNILPDLLSLNEDIYNYPELEFFGQVNFMKCGIKMADLVTTVSRTYSEEIKTPFFGEQLDGVCKDRGDQLYGIINGIDYEVYNPKIDKYIVARYGKDTIKNKPINKRHLQELLGLPVNDVPMIAMVSRLVSQKGFDLVAHVLDKILRMEIQMVVLGTGEKCYEQLFINYANKYPDKLSANITFDRQLAHKIYAASDIFLMPSLFEPCGLGQMIALRYGTVPVVRKTGGLKDTIQAYDEISGVGNGFVFENYNAHEMFNTLQKAVEIYQLKDKWLHLMQNAISSDCSWSKSAKKYLELYRNLITGDPKQ
- a CDS encoding glycogen/starch/alpha-glucan phosphorylase codes for the protein MFSNKENFKRSFLEKLQTMYAISLEESSDSERYMVLGSLVRDYVSKNWVKTNKHYLQDGVKQVYYFSLEFLLGRMLESYLINLDIKDMCKEALDELGIDYNNIIGQEPDPGLGNGGLGRLGACFLDSLASLNLPGHGCGIRYRYGLFEQKIVNGYQVELPDNWLKKGNVWEVKKAEKAVEVRFGGDVKIGTVNGKMTFIHENYHSVMAVPYDTPIVGYKNNTVNTLRLWSAEVAQKDFDFQAFSKGDYLKAVEYKYSMEAISQVLYPDDSYVQGRLLRLKQQYFFVSAGIQSIVRRYKKKHGSLENFADNISIHINDTHPVLAIPELMRILMDEEGLGWDDAWQVTTNTVSYTNHTTLSEALEKWPVDMFKGLLPRIYMIVEEINKRFCQEMINKYPKHSQPIDKVAIIHDGHIRMANLALVGSYSVNGVSRIHTELLKKHVLGVFYSIYPYKFNNKTNGVTHRRFLIKANPKLAELISDTIGSSWIYHPSDLIVLRNYANDKSFQEEILKIKQDNKKKLAMLIRRQNGIDVDISSIFDVHVKRLHAYKRQVLNVMHIMDLYNRLKDNPNWDITPRTFIFGAKAAPAYHLAKETIKLINSVADVINNDKTINDKIKVVFIENYNVSLAESIIPAADVSEQISTASKEASGTGNMKFMMNGALTIGTLDGANVEIKEEVGENNIVIFGLNALEVQNYYYHGGYKAMDIYNSDERVKRVIDQMVNGFLLTPQEEFKALHNHLLYHDEYFVLKDFSSYVEAQCKVDNTYKQREKWLETSIINIAHSGKFSSDRTIGEYATGIWKVSPVVID